From a single Anaerolineaceae bacterium oral taxon 439 genomic region:
- a CDS encoding UDP-glucose 6-dehydrogenase — MKKITVIGTGYVGLVTGACFADLGNFVTCLDINEKRISDLRAGVMPIYEPGLDQIVERSYRAGRLRFSTDYAEALKNVEIIFIAVGTPSGENGEADLSYVESAVERIAEVVEGAFIIVDKSTVPVGTGDWIDDMLQHHANGKTFDFSVVSNPEFLREGSAIGDFMRPDRVVLGSKNPRAVDMIEELYAPLRCPIVKTDIRTAEMIKYASNAFLAAKISFINEIANICEKVGADVIDVARGMGLDNRIGPKFLNAGIGWGGSCFPKDVKALAHIAREYGTQPQLLEAVIRINQTQRMRVVEKLETLFGDVKGKRIGVLGLAFKADTDDMRESPAADIIGILVRKGAVVRSYDPEAMEQARSLVPAEVTLCENPYQVVEGADALVLATEWNEFKQLDFDKVSKLMAQKIVLDGRNLWDPELLTSMGYRYFGVGLGKYTI, encoded by the coding sequence ATGAAGAAAATTACTGTTATTGGGACTGGTTATGTCGGGTTGGTCACCGGCGCGTGTTTCGCGGATTTAGGGAATTTCGTAACGTGTCTGGATATCAATGAAAAGCGGATTTCGGACCTGCGGGCGGGCGTGATGCCGATTTATGAGCCCGGGCTTGACCAGATCGTCGAACGGTCTTACCGCGCCGGCCGGCTGAGGTTTTCGACGGATTACGCTGAGGCGCTGAAAAACGTCGAGATTATTTTTATTGCGGTCGGGACGCCTTCCGGCGAAAACGGTGAAGCGGATTTATCGTACGTCGAATCCGCGGTGGAGCGGATCGCGGAGGTCGTCGAGGGGGCGTTTATTATTGTCGATAAATCGACGGTTCCGGTTGGCACGGGCGATTGGATTGACGACATGCTCCAGCATCACGCGAACGGGAAGACGTTCGATTTCAGCGTCGTTTCGAACCCTGAGTTCTTACGCGAAGGATCGGCGATCGGCGATTTCATGCGTCCGGACCGCGTCGTTCTGGGGTCGAAGAATCCGCGCGCGGTCGACATGATCGAAGAATTGTACGCGCCGCTGCGCTGTCCGATCGTGAAGACCGATATCCGAACGGCTGAAATGATCAAGTATGCGTCGAACGCGTTTTTAGCGGCGAAAATTTCGTTTATTAACGAGATCGCGAATATCTGCGAAAAGGTTGGAGCGGACGTGATCGACGTCGCCAGGGGGATGGGGCTGGATAACCGGATCGGGCCGAAGTTCCTGAACGCCGGGATTGGCTGGGGCGGGAGCTGCTTCCCGAAGGACGTAAAAGCGCTCGCGCATATCGCGCGGGAATACGGGACCCAGCCGCAGCTTCTCGAAGCCGTTATCCGGATCAATCAGACCCAGCGAATGCGCGTCGTTGAAAAGCTGGAAACGCTCTTCGGCGACGTAAAGGGGAAGCGTATCGGAGTTCTTGGGCTGGCGTTTAAGGCGGATACCGACGACATGCGCGAGAGTCCGGCGGCGGATATTATCGGGATTCTCGTCAGGAAGGGCGCTGTCGTTCGAAGCTATGACCCCGAGGCAATGGAGCAGGCGCGATCGCTGGTCCCCGCGGAGGTGACGCTCTGCGAAAATCCGTATCAGGTTGTCGAAGGCGCGGACGCGCTGGTCCTGGCGACGGAATGGAACGAGTTTAAGCAGCTCGATTTTGATAAGGTCTCGAAGCTCATGGCGCAGAAAATCGTTCTCGACGGACGGAACCTCTGGGATCCGGAGCTGCTGACGTCGATGGGGTACCGGTATTTCGGCGTGGGGTTGGGGAAATATACGATTTGA
- a CDS encoding tyrosine--tRNA ligase, whose translation MTIPKNIFTELKSRGMVHDVIEGLPEILAGQSVTLYNGFDPTADSLHVGHMVPMLALARWQRCGHHVIALAGGGTGMIGDPSGKSDERNLLGPDEIHHNVEMIQKQLAHFLDFEVKTNPARIMNNADWLNQLNLIDFLRSIGKHFTVNAMLAKDAVKSRIDRENGISFTEFSYSLLQSYDFYHLYKNYGCTVQAGGSDQWGNITAGVELIRRKLGQTAYGIVYPLIKKKDGTKFGKTAGGAVWLDPKRTSPYKFYQFWLNADDSDVIDFIRFYTFFTPEKIAELEDKTANRPEERAAQRALAEEMTYLMHGQKALDKARQATSALFGGDIDGLSADDIQDIFADVPSKTIRPAELSGAPVDLAAFLSETSGFLKSKGEARRAIAEGGIYLNNHRADNAAAIVTRSDFIEGAFLVLRRGKKNYFLVRLSEE comes from the coding sequence ATGACGATCCCAAAAAATATCTTTACCGAGCTGAAATCCCGCGGCATGGTCCACGATGTCATCGAAGGTTTACCGGAAATCCTCGCCGGACAATCCGTAACGCTGTATAACGGATTCGACCCAACCGCCGACTCGCTGCATGTCGGGCATATGGTCCCCATGCTCGCGCTGGCGCGCTGGCAGCGCTGCGGACATCATGTAATCGCGCTCGCCGGGGGCGGGACCGGAATGATCGGCGATCCCAGCGGAAAATCCGACGAACGGAACCTGCTCGGGCCGGACGAAATTCATCATAACGTCGAAATGATCCAGAAGCAATTAGCGCACTTCCTCGATTTCGAGGTTAAGACCAACCCCGCGCGGATCATGAACAACGCTGATTGGCTCAACCAGCTGAACCTGATCGATTTTCTCCGCAGTATCGGGAAGCATTTTACCGTCAACGCCATGCTCGCGAAGGACGCGGTTAAAAGTCGGATCGACCGTGAAAACGGGATTTCGTTTACCGAGTTCAGTTACAGCCTTCTTCAGTCGTACGACTTTTATCACCTGTATAAAAACTACGGCTGCACGGTTCAGGCGGGCGGCTCGGATCAATGGGGGAATATTACCGCCGGCGTCGAGCTGATCCGCCGGAAACTCGGACAAACGGCCTATGGGATCGTTTACCCGCTGATCAAAAAGAAAGACGGGACGAAGTTCGGGAAGACCGCCGGCGGCGCCGTCTGGCTCGATCCGAAACGAACCTCGCCATATAAGTTCTATCAGTTCTGGCTCAACGCCGACGACAGCGACGTCATCGACTTTATCCGTTTCTATACGTTTTTTACGCCGGAAAAAATCGCCGAGCTGGAAGATAAAACGGCGAACCGCCCCGAAGAACGCGCGGCGCAGCGGGCCTTAGCGGAAGAGATGACGTACCTGATGCACGGGCAGAAAGCGCTCGACAAGGCGCGTCAGGCGACCTCGGCTCTTTTCGGCGGCGATATCGACGGCCTTTCCGCCGACGATATTCAGGATATCTTCGCCGACGTTCCGTCGAAGACAATCCGTCCCGCCGAGCTGAGCGGCGCGCCGGTCGACCTCGCGGCCTTCCTGAGCGAGACGAGCGGCTTCCTGAAATCGAAAGGGGAGGCGCGCCGGGCGATCGCCGAAGGCGGAATCTACCTGAATAATCATCGCGCCGACAACGCGGCCGCAATCGTCACCCGATCGGACTTTATCGAAGGCGCGTTCCTCGTCCTCCGCCGCGGAAAGAAAAACTACTTCCTGGTTCGCCTGAGCGAAGAATAA
- a CDS encoding GNAT family N-acetyltransferase codes for MKIIEVTEYSEAAEKAILRLLPQLSASAKRPTTAEIKDLIRGEASILLMAVEEDQGSAAAGMLTLAVFRIPTGVRAWIEDVVVDEDSRGQGIGERLVQAAIERAKTAGAITVDLTSRPSREAANRLYRRCGFVQRETNIYRLSIES; via the coding sequence ATGAAAATAATCGAAGTAACCGAATATTCCGAAGCGGCTGAGAAAGCGATTCTCCGCCTCCTCCCGCAGCTTTCCGCTTCTGCAAAAAGACCGACGACCGCGGAAATTAAAGACCTGATCCGGGGGGAGGCATCGATTTTACTCATGGCGGTCGAGGAAGATCAGGGCAGCGCGGCGGCAGGGATGCTGACGCTCGCGGTATTCCGGATCCCGACCGGCGTCCGCGCCTGGATCGAAGACGTCGTCGTCGACGAGGACAGCCGCGGGCAGGGAATCGGCGAACGGCTGGTTCAAGCCGCGATCGAGCGCGCGAAAACCGCGGGCGCGATTACCGTCGACCTGACCTCCCGCCCCTCCCGTGAGGCCGCGAACCGATTGTACCGGCGCTGCGGCTTCGTTCAGCGTGAAACGAATATTTATCGGCTCTCAATCGAAAGTTAA
- a CDS encoding heme ABC transporter ATP-binding protein has protein sequence MKQPVIQFKNFSFHYTAQAKPTLKDINLTVYAGEKILILGPSGSGKSTLGHCVNGLAPHYYKGKITGTIEIQGSVANDTVIYDRSKMIGTVLQDSDGQFVGQTVGEDIAFSLENDCVPQSEMIPRVEAVARLVDIDHHLKSTPQEVSGGQKQRVALAGVLIDNVDILLFDEPLANLDPATGQYAIELIDRLAQDESKTILIIEHRLEDVLWRGIDRIFLMDHGTVIADDTPDRILASGMLREYGIREPLYLTALRYAGVPVTPELRPASVAKLPIEKIREPIQRWYRSINVPQTSEEKEEILTFDDVSFAYNDTREVLKEINFTIHKGEMIAIVGKNGAGKSTLCKLICGFEKPTSGEIRLRGKSLKDVSIRRRADSIGYVMQNPNQMLSKVLIREEVGLGLKLRDVEKQEIDRRVDEVLKICGLYPFRNWPVSALSYGQKKRVTIAAILVLEPDVLLLDEPTAGQDFRHYTEIMEFLVDLQRRGLTIVMVTHDMHLMLEYTERAIVIADGKLICDELPSRVLTDGDVIRKANLKETSLLTIAKASGIADPIRFVQRFIDFDREEREKWRLKTTC, from the coding sequence ATGAAACAGCCCGTCATTCAATTTAAAAACTTCTCCTTTCATTACACTGCGCAAGCGAAACCAACGCTCAAAGATATCAATTTAACCGTTTACGCCGGCGAAAAAATCCTGATCCTCGGCCCGTCGGGAAGCGGGAAAAGCACGCTGGGACATTGCGTCAACGGTCTCGCCCCGCATTATTACAAAGGTAAGATCACCGGAACGATCGAAATTCAGGGTTCCGTCGCAAACGACACTGTAATTTATGACCGATCGAAGATGATCGGGACCGTGCTCCAGGATTCGGACGGGCAGTTCGTCGGTCAGACCGTCGGCGAAGATATTGCGTTTTCGCTGGAAAACGACTGCGTCCCGCAGAGCGAAATGATCCCGCGCGTCGAAGCGGTCGCCCGCCTCGTCGACATCGATCACCATCTCAAATCCACGCCGCAGGAAGTCTCCGGCGGGCAGAAACAGCGCGTCGCGCTGGCTGGCGTCCTGATCGACAACGTCGATATTCTTCTTTTCGACGAACCGCTCGCGAACCTGGACCCCGCGACCGGCCAGTACGCGATCGAACTGATCGACCGCCTCGCGCAGGACGAGAGCAAAACCATCCTCATCATCGAACACCGGCTCGAAGACGTACTCTGGCGCGGAATCGACCGGATCTTCCTGATGGATCATGGGACGGTTATCGCCGACGACACGCCTGACCGGATCTTAGCCTCAGGGATGCTCCGCGAGTACGGGATTCGCGAACCGCTCTACCTGACTGCGCTCCGCTACGCCGGCGTTCCGGTTACGCCGGAGCTTCGCCCCGCGTCCGTCGCGAAGCTTCCGATCGAAAAAATCCGCGAACCGATCCAGCGCTGGTACCGGTCGATTAACGTTCCTCAAACGAGCGAAGAAAAAGAAGAGATCCTGACGTTCGACGACGTTTCGTTCGCTTATAACGATACGCGCGAAGTATTGAAAGAGATTAACTTCACGATCCACAAAGGCGAAATGATCGCGATCGTCGGAAAAAACGGCGCGGGGAAAAGCACGCTGTGCAAGCTGATCTGCGGATTTGAAAAACCCACGAGCGGCGAGATCCGGCTGCGCGGAAAGAGCCTGAAAGACGTATCGATCCGCCGCCGAGCCGATTCGATCGGCTACGTCATGCAAAACCCGAACCAGATGCTCTCGAAGGTCCTGATCCGCGAGGAAGTTGGACTGGGATTGAAGCTGCGCGACGTCGAAAAACAGGAAATCGACCGGCGCGTCGACGAGGTCCTGAAAATCTGCGGATTGTATCCGTTTCGGAACTGGCCCGTCTCCGCGCTCTCGTACGGTCAGAAAAAACGCGTCACGATCGCCGCGATCCTCGTCCTCGAACCGGACGTCCTTCTTCTCGACGAGCCGACCGCCGGGCAGGACTTCCGTCACTATACCGAAATCATGGAATTTCTGGTCGATCTCCAGCGGCGCGGGCTGACAATCGTCATGGTCACCCACGATATGCACCTCATGCTCGAATATACCGAACGCGCGATCGTTATCGCCGACGGAAAGCTGATCTGCGACGAGCTGCCGTCCCGCGTCCTGACCGACGGCGACGTTATCCGGAAGGCCAACCTGAAGGAAACGAGCCTGCTGACGATCGCGAAAGCGTCCGGAATTGCCGACCCGATCCGCTTCGTCCAGCGGTTTATCGACTTCGACCGCGAAGAAAGGGAGAAATGGCGTCTGAAAACAACCTGCTAA
- a CDS encoding ECF transporter S component yields the protein MKLNTRTIVAIGIGSAIFLVLNRFVSIPTPIPNTNISTAYPFLAFMAALFGPIAGALIGLIGHALTDMLFYGGVWWSWVVGSIALGAIVGSCWNRLSIERGETKLSDFITFNVFQIIGNAIAWGLIAPGLDMLIYAEPAQKVFSQAAAASLANMLSILILGSLFLFAYSKTRTQSGSLREE from the coding sequence ATGAAATTGAACACCCGAACCATTGTTGCGATAGGCATTGGCTCAGCCATCTTCCTCGTCCTGAACCGTTTCGTTTCAATCCCGACCCCGATTCCGAATACGAATATTTCGACCGCGTATCCGTTCCTGGCATTCATGGCGGCGCTCTTCGGCCCGATCGCCGGCGCGCTGATCGGATTGATCGGTCATGCGCTGACCGATATGCTCTTCTACGGCGGCGTCTGGTGGAGCTGGGTCGTCGGCTCAATCGCGCTGGGCGCGATCGTCGGCTCCTGCTGGAACCGGCTCTCGATCGAACGAGGCGAAACGAAGCTCTCCGATTTCATTACGTTCAACGTCTTCCAGATCATCGGCAACGCCATCGCCTGGGGACTGATCGCTCCGGGGCTCGACATGCTGATCTACGCTGAACCGGCGCAGAAAGTATTCAGTCAGGCAGCTGCGGCCAGCCTCGCTAACATGCTTTCCATCCTGATCTTAGGCTCGCTCTTCCTGTTCGCTTACTCGAAAACGCGAACCCAGTCCGGAAGTCTTCGGGAAGAATAA
- a CDS encoding ABC transporter ATP-binding protein, giving the protein MYFQIRDLNVYYRAIHALQGISLTVNRGEIVALIGGNGAGKSSTLNSISGVVEITSGSITYQDENVTSIPTDQIVRKGLVQVPEGRHIFPKMTVQENLEMGAFLKNDPAQIRRDLDRVYELFPRMKERRSQAGGTLSGGEQQMLAIGRGLMGNPDLMLLDEPSMGLSPILVEQIFDIIVDINAQGTSILLVEQNAQMALAVADRGYVLETGEIVLTGTGLELLNNPKVQAAYLGGGNGSGNGEPGAYYF; this is encoded by the coding sequence ATGTACTTTCAGATTCGAGACCTCAACGTCTATTACCGCGCGATCCACGCGCTTCAGGGAATCTCGCTGACCGTTAATCGCGGCGAAATCGTCGCGCTGATCGGCGGGAACGGCGCAGGGAAAAGCTCCACGCTGAATTCGATTTCCGGCGTCGTCGAAATTACCAGCGGATCGATTACGTATCAGGACGAAAACGTCACCAGTATCCCCACCGATCAGATCGTTCGAAAGGGCCTCGTTCAGGTCCCGGAAGGACGGCATATTTTCCCGAAAATGACCGTGCAGGAAAATCTGGAGATGGGCGCGTTCCTCAAGAACGACCCGGCGCAGATCCGCCGCGACCTTGACCGCGTTTACGAACTCTTCCCGCGGATGAAAGAACGGCGAAGCCAGGCCGGCGGCACCCTCTCCGGCGGGGAACAGCAGATGCTCGCGATCGGACGTGGGCTGATGGGGAATCCGGACTTAATGCTCCTCGACGAACCGTCGATGGGGCTTTCTCCAATCCTCGTCGAGCAGATCTTCGATATCATCGTCGATATCAACGCTCAGGGCACCTCGATTCTCCTCGTCGAGCAGAACGCGCAAATGGCGCTGGCGGTCGCCGATCGCGGCTACGTCCTCGAAACGGGCGAAATCGTTTTAACCGGCACGGGTTTAGAGCTGCTCAACAATCCGAAGGTTCAGGCTGCGTATCTCGGCGGCGGGAATGGTTCCGGGAACGGGGAACCGGGAGCTTATTATTTTTAG
- a CDS encoding ABC transporter ATP-binding protein yields the protein MSEAAPSRRLNILETEDIIINFGGLTAVNNVNVKVPYQSIFSIIGPNGAGKTTFFNCISGFYKIDSGTVLFQGRPINGIPTDEVANLGISRTYQNIRLFSSMSVIENILIGQQPRLRSNPVDAIFQTYRNRREEKQSIQKAANLLDFVGLTGYANELSKNLPYGAQRRLEIARALGNNPHLLLLDEPCAGMNPHESDAMIELINTLRSELKITIILIEHDMKVVMNISDHIVVLDHGEKIAEGTPEVIRHDQRVIEAYLGAGTENLVVKYAQRKKQGKREA from the coding sequence ATGAGCGAAGCCGCCCCCTCTCGCCGTCTCAATATCCTCGAAACCGAAGATATTATTATCAACTTTGGCGGGCTGACCGCCGTGAATAACGTCAACGTCAAAGTCCCGTATCAGTCGATCTTTTCAATTATCGGTCCGAACGGCGCCGGAAAAACGACTTTCTTCAACTGCATCTCCGGCTTCTATAAAATCGACTCGGGAACCGTCCTCTTCCAGGGCCGCCCGATCAACGGCATCCCGACCGACGAAGTCGCTAACCTCGGAATCTCGCGAACTTATCAGAATATCCGGCTCTTCTCCAGCATGTCGGTCATCGAAAACATCCTCATCGGACAGCAGCCGCGGCTGCGTTCAAATCCGGTCGACGCAATTTTCCAGACCTACCGCAACCGCCGCGAGGAAAAGCAGTCGATTCAAAAAGCCGCCAACCTCCTCGACTTCGTAGGGTTGACCGGCTACGCGAACGAACTATCCAAAAACCTTCCCTATGGGGCGCAGCGCCGGCTCGAAATCGCCCGCGCGCTGGGGAACAATCCGCACCTGCTCCTCCTGGACGAACCCTGCGCCGGAATGAATCCGCATGAATCGGACGCGATGATCGAGCTGATCAACACGCTTCGTTCAGAGCTCAAAATCACGATCATCCTCATTGAACATGATATGAAAGTCGTCATGAACATTTCGGACCATATCGTCGTTCTCGACCACGGCGAAAAAATCGCCGAAGGAACCCCGGAGGTCATCCGCCACGATCAGCGCGTTATCGAAGCGTACCTCGGGGCGGGAACCGAAAATCTCGTCGTGAAATATGCGCAGCGGAAAAAACAGGGAAAGCGAGAAGCATAA